A window of Aquibium oceanicum genomic DNA:
TACGCCCTCCCCGCAATCGTTCACAATGCAGAGCACCATGGAATCGCCACGAAAGACCGAAGAGACACGGCCCTCGCGACTGCGCATCGGCGTCGATGTCGGCGGCACGTTCACCGACCTTGTCGCGGTCATGCAGGATGGTCGCTCGGAGGTCTTCAAGGTGCCATCGTCACCCGCCGACCCGAGCGCGGGCGTGATCGAGGCGGTCAAAGCAGCTGCCATCGGGCTCGGTCTCGGCGTTCCCGAGCTTCTGGCACGCTGCGACGCCTTTGTGCACGGATCGACCATCGCCACCAACACCGTGCTGGAGCGCAAGGGTGCGCGGGTCGGCATGCTGACCACCGCCGGCTTTCGCGATTCGATCGCGATCCGGCGGGGGCTTAGGACCAATCCCTGGGACCACCGCACGCCTTTTGCCGAGCCGCTCGTTCCACGCCATCTCCGGCTCGGGGTGCGCGGACGTCTCGACGTGGAAGGACAGGAGATCGAGGCGCTGGAAGAGGCCGACATCGAGGCGGCGCTGGCGACGTTCGACGGTTACGGCGTCGAAGCGATCGCAGTCTGCTTCATGAACGCCTATGTGGATCCCCGTCACGAGCAGGCGGCTGAACGCGCGATCCGTAGTCTCGGCTGCGAGTTGCCGGTTTCCCTATCTTCGGCGCTGGCGCCGATCATGGGCGAATACGAGCGCGGCTCCACGACCGTCATCGACGCGCACATCCGTGCGCGCGTCGTCAGCTATCTGAAGGCGCTCGAGGAGAGGCTGCGCGCACTCGGCTTGTCGCAGGACATCCTGATCGTGCAGAGCAACGGCGGCGCTGTCTCGGTGGACCGCGTGGCGCGCGCTCCTGTCGGGATCTGCCTTTCCGGCCCGGCCGCGGGCGTTGGAGCCATGCGCTACTTCGGCAAGATGTGCGGCACCGACGACCTCATAACCATGGAGATCGGCGGCACCAGCTGTGACGTCACCATGATGAGCGGCGGGCGGGCGCAACTCGTCGATCTGTACGAGATCGGCGGCTTTCACGTTGCCCAGCCGGCGGTCGAAATTCATACCGTCGGCGCCGGTGGCGGGACGATCGCCCGCGTCGATGATGCCGGGCTGCTCATCTGCGGACCGCAGGGGGCCGGCGCCGATCCGGGTCCAGCCGCCTACGGACGTGGCGGGAAAGACCCGACCACCACCGACGCCCTGGTGATCCTGGGGCGGATGCGGCCGGGGCCGATCGGCGACGGCGCCATCGAAATCGATGAGGAGCGCGCCCGTGCGGCCGTGGCCGAGAAAGTGGCCCGCCCCCTGGGCGTCTCCGAGGAAGAAGCCGCGGCCGGAATGATCCGCCTCCTGGAACAGAACCTCCTGCATGCGGTCGAGGAAATCAGCGTCAAACGCGGCGTCGACCCGGCCCGCTACACCCTGGTGGCAGCCGGCGGGGCGGGCCCTATGCATGGTGCAGCGGTCGGCCGGATGCTGGGTTGCACACGCGTCTACGTTCCCCGCCACGCCGGCGTGTTCTGCGCGCTCGGCATGCTCGACAGCGATCTGCGCCTGGACTTCATGCAGGTCACCGATGTCGAACTCGGCGATACGGGTGTCGCGGGCCTCGACGCCGCACTGGCGGAAATGGGCAAGGACGCGGCCGACGAAATCGCTGGCGAGGGCTACGAAGCCGACGCCGTGACCTACGAAGCCGAACTCGACTTGACCTACAAGGGCCAACTCCGGGCCCTGCGCGTGCCGTTTTCGCGCGGCGTCGACGCGGCAAGTGACATCAGATCGCGTTTCGAGGCCGAGCACCAGCGCACCTACGGCCACATCAAGCCGATCACGCCGATACGCATCGTCGGCCTGCGCCTGATCGCCACAATCCCGGCGATACGGCTGGCTGCCCCTCGCCCCCCCGCCGCCGATGGCCCAGCGAGAGCGGCGGGGTCGCGGCGCGTCTATGTCGATCGCACCGCTGGGTGGCTCGATGTGCCGGTCTATGACGGGGCGCAGTTGCGCCCCGGCCACAGGATGGACGGACCGCTCGTCATCCAGGAAGCGACCACCACCCTCTTCGCCGGCCGCGACGATGTCGTCAGCGTCGATCCATCCGGCAACTACCTCATCGAGATTGGCTAGAAACGACCATGACCGCCATCGATCCCGTCCGTCTCGCCCTCGTCCAGAACCGCCTCGACCACATCTGCAAGCAGATGGGCTGGGTGATGTCGCAGACCGCCCTGAGTCCGATCTTCAGCCAGGCGCACGATTTCACGTGCTACATCACCGACGCCAACGGCTTTATCATCAGCCAGGCCGACGGGTTGCCGGCACACGCGGCCGGGGGTGGCTTCGCCGCGCGCGCACTGATCGAATCCTTCGACGATATCGCCGAAGACGACGTTTTCCTGATGAACGACCCCTACGTGGCGGGCGGCAACCATCTGCCGGACTGGGTGGTCGCCACACCCGTTTTCGTGGACGGCCGGATGGTCGCCATCGCCTGCGACCGCGCGCACCAGTCCGACATCGGGGGCGGCGCGCCGGGCACCTACAACGGCGATGCGACGGAAATCTTCCACGAGGGCCTGAGGCTCCCCCCGGTCCGCCTGATCGAGCGCGGCGAGGTGCGGCGCGACCTTTGGAGGCTGCTGCTTCTGAACAGCCGCACGCCGGAGCTGCTCGATGGCGACCTTCAGGCCATGATCGGCGCCACGCGCATCGGCTGCGAGCGCATCCAGGCGATTGCCGCCGAACTCGGGTCGGATGGTCTGATCGACTGCTTCGCCGCGGTGCTGGATCACGCGGATGCGTCGTTCCGCAACGTAGTGGCCGCGCTGCCGGACGGCACGTATGAGGGCGAGGAATACACCGACAACGACTGCTTCACCGATGGTCACCACGCCATCCGCATCAAGCTCACCATCGAGGGAGACAATCTTCTCATCGACTTCACCGGCACCGATCCGCAGATGATCGGTTTCAAGAACAGCCCCATCGCCAACAGCCATTCGCTGACCTATGTCGGCCTCGCCTCGTTCCTTTGCGACGACGTCCCAATCAACGAGGGCACGTTCCGCTGCGCCAGGCTCATCCTTCCCGAGGGGACGCTGGTCAATCCGCGCGCGCCTGCCGCACAGACCATGAGCACCATGTACATGGGCCACGAGATCGTGCACGCGGTCTGGCAGGCTCTGGCCAAGGCCGCGCCCGAGAAGGCGTGCGCCGGATGGTCCAAGACCATCCACGGCATCTCCACCGGACTGAACCGCCAGGCCGAGCCCTATGTGATGTACCACTGGAATGCGCTGTCTGGCGCTGGCGCGGTGCGCGAGCGAGACGGTTTCGACCAGATCGGGCTCCTCGGCTCCCTCGGCGGCCTGACCATCCCGAACATCGAAGCCTATGAGCGGCTCTATCCGATCCGGGTCCATCGCTGTGAGATCCGCTGCGATTCGGGGGGGCCCGGCCTGAAGCGCGGCGGCGCGGGCGTTGCCTACGAAGCCGAAGTCATCGGTCAGGTGATCCACACGTTCCGCAGCGAGGGCCTGGGACATTCCGCAGGCTTCGGCGTCAATGGGGGCGGCGACGGCGACAACTGCCGGATCGCGGTCGTCCAGCCCGACGGTACACGCCCCCAATTGCCTCGCTATGGAAAGCTCACACTCGACAATCCCCGCTTCGAGATTTTGTCGGGCGGCGGCGGCGGCTTCGGCGACCCGTTCCAGCGCCCCCTCGCCGCGGTTATGACCGATGTCATGGGCGGCATCGTCAGCCGCGAGGCCGCGGAACAACTCTATGGTGTCGTAGTACGGCCGGACGGGGCTCTCGACGAAGCACTCACACTGGCGAGACGCGCCAAGCGCAGGGAGTTTCAGGATTCGCAGGAAGCGTAGATCGACGAGTATCTCGATCTGAAGATATGACCCTTGGCACGGCGCCGCTCGTGGCTGGTCACACAGCGGCCGAAGCCGGCGCATCCGTGCAAGCTCAGTACGAGAACACCTTCTGTTTGCCCTCGAACCCCTTGAACTCGACCTCTGCCGCGAGCCGCGGGACGGTGCAGAGATTGATGGCGATGTCCGACGATGCGACACGCCGGAGCGACAGGTCGGACGCGGCGGCGAGCAGCCTCGCGGCATAGTTCACGGGGCGGCCGATCGCCGTGAAGTCGAGGCGGTTCGCCCCGCCGATGTTGCCGTAGTGGAAGCGCCCGGCATGCAGGGCCGAGCGGAAGGCCAGGCTCTCTCCGAGCGGACTGGCCGCCAGTTTCGCCTCTCCCTCCATGATCGTCTCGCTCGCCGCCTTCACGGCTTGCTCGAGCGCCCGCGAGCCGTCGTAGGGGAAGATCGCGAAGAAACCGTCCCCGAGGAATTTGAGGATCTCGCCGCCGTGCGCCTCTACCGGAGGCACCATCAGGTCGAAGGCGTCGTTCAGCATCTCGACCACCTTCTGCCCGGAGATCCGGTTGGAGATTTCGGTGAAGCCGATGAGGTCCGTGAAGAGGATCGCCGCCTCGATTTCCGTTCCATCGCCTCTGTGGACGCGCCCGTTCAGGATCTGCTCGCCGCTTCCCCGGCCGACATAGGTCGAGAGGATGGATGCCGCGTTGAGCCTCAAGAGGTAGGCTTCGACGAGACGCGCCAGAGGCTGGCGGATGCGATCCAGCGCCGCGAGCTGGTGATCGGAGAAGCCGCGCGGGTGCCTGGTCGAGAACGTGGCGGCATGCGTCTCGCCCGTCGTGAAGATCAGCGGCTGCGCCAGATAGTCGGCGAAGCCTTCATCCCTCAGTTCGCCCAGGATGACGAATTCGTCGATTGCCGCGATGTCGGTCAGCCTGCGCCGGATCGTTACCTGCTGCGAGGTAACGGCCGGAAGCGGGTTCTTCAGGTACTGATCTTCCGAGAAGATGCTGAGGGCGCCTTCGCGCATCTGCACGCCCTCAGCGGCGGTCCAGAGAAAGCGCCGCGCGGCGACGTTCGGATGGAGCGTGTTGACGAAGAGGCCGAAGCGATCGAGCGGTATACCGGCAGTCACGAGACGATGGCAGAAATCGTTCACGAAAGCATCGGGGCTCGTGCTCGACCGCGCTCCGTCGACCATCCACGCGATCAGGCCCGTAATCCGCAGATCGTTCACCTCGTCGGATGCCGGAGCATCGACGCGTGTCTCTGGATGCGGCTTGACGATCATTCCAACGGTCCCGACCGGCTGAGGCTTATTTCAAGACGGAGCTAGGTCGAGGACGCTGCGCCCGCAAGAGCCGCGGAGCGACGCCTGGTATGCACACTGCGTCTATGTGATCATCCGGCGCAAGACGAACCACACCCGCGCAAGCTCGGGGCGGCGCGCCAGCGGAATCAGTTCGGCTTCGCCAGTCGATTGGAAACACAACCCTGGTTCGCAGGGTCGCCTGCCCCTCTCAGAACGGAATCTCGTCGTCCAGTTCGCGCGAGAAACCACCGCCACCGCCGCTGCTGCCGCCGCGCCCGCGATCGTCATCCATCGGTCCCGAAGAGCCGAAGTCGGAGCCCCGACCGCCGGAATAGCCGCCGCCCTGGCCTTCGCCCTGGCCGCGTGCATCCAGCATCTGCAGCTCGCCGCGGAACTTCTGCAGCACGACCTCGGTCGAGTAGCGATCCTGGCCCGACTGATCCTGCCACTTGCGCGTCTGGATCGATCCTTCCACGTAGACCTTCATGCCCTTCTTCAGGTACTGCTCGGCCACCTTGGCGAGGTTGTCGTTGAAGATGACGACCCGGTGCCACTCGGTCTTTTCCTTGCGCTCCCCGGAATTCTTGTCGCGCCAGGTTTCCGACGTCGCGACGCTGAGATTCACGATCGGATCGCCGGACGGCAGGCGCCGGACTTCGGGGTCCGCGCCCAGGTTGCCGACCAGAATGACCTTGTTGACGCTTCCTGCCATCTCACATCTCCACGCTTGTCCGGAATGGTCGCTTTTCAGCCTGTACCCGTTATAGCCCAAGCGGGCCGCCACCGCACGGGAGCGCGATGATTTACCGGACATGTCCACACGAGTTTCGTTCTTGATATGTTCCTATCACGCCTCCAGCTCGGACGCAATGTCGCCGCCGCCGGATGCTTGAAAACGGCTGCGGCTTGACAGGCCGGCATGACCGGACGCAAACATCGCATCGTCCATGAGGAGGTTCCGATGAGGAAAACCCTGGCACTGCTCGTGCTGACCCTGTTCTGCGCACCGGCATTTGCCGATGACCAGCGGGCACCGACCGATGACGCCCTGCCGGGCGTGACCACCGGCTCCATTTCGCCCGTCGCCGCGGAACCGCAGCCCGAGCCAGACGAAGCGCTGGCCGCGGGTAGCCAGCCCGGCAGCATCCGTGCGGGAAACTGGGACATCCGCATCTCGGGCAGCGTGTCCTACGAGATCGGCTTCGGCGATCGCAACGGATCCAGGAGGCGCTGAACGCGTTTTGCCGCGCCGCAGAGCCGTCCGACACCGTCGCCCTGTAAATCGTCCGCCGTGCTCCTCGACATTGCCCGTCGCCCGACGGGCAGAACTGGCTTCATAGAGACGAATGGCAAC
This region includes:
- a CDS encoding hydantoinase/oxoprolinase family protein produces the protein MESPRKTEETRPSRLRIGVDVGGTFTDLVAVMQDGRSEVFKVPSSPADPSAGVIEAVKAAAIGLGLGVPELLARCDAFVHGSTIATNTVLERKGARVGMLTTAGFRDSIAIRRGLRTNPWDHRTPFAEPLVPRHLRLGVRGRLDVEGQEIEALEEADIEAALATFDGYGVEAIAVCFMNAYVDPRHEQAAERAIRSLGCELPVSLSSALAPIMGEYERGSTTVIDAHIRARVVSYLKALEERLRALGLSQDILIVQSNGGAVSVDRVARAPVGICLSGPAAGVGAMRYFGKMCGTDDLITMEIGGTSCDVTMMSGGRAQLVDLYEIGGFHVAQPAVEIHTVGAGGGTIARVDDAGLLICGPQGAGADPGPAAYGRGGKDPTTTDALVILGRMRPGPIGDGAIEIDEERARAAVAEKVARPLGVSEEEAAAGMIRLLEQNLLHAVEEISVKRGVDPARYTLVAAGGAGPMHGAAVGRMLGCTRVYVPRHAGVFCALGMLDSDLRLDFMQVTDVELGDTGVAGLDAALAEMGKDAADEIAGEGYEADAVTYEAELDLTYKGQLRALRVPFSRGVDAASDIRSRFEAEHQRTYGHIKPITPIRIVGLRLIATIPAIRLAAPRPPAADGPARAAGSRRVYVDRTAGWLDVPVYDGAQLRPGHRMDGPLVIQEATTTLFAGRDDVVSVDPSGNYLIEIG
- a CDS encoding hydantoinase B/oxoprolinase family protein, with product MTAIDPVRLALVQNRLDHICKQMGWVMSQTALSPIFSQAHDFTCYITDANGFIISQADGLPAHAAGGGFAARALIESFDDIAEDDVFLMNDPYVAGGNHLPDWVVATPVFVDGRMVAIACDRAHQSDIGGGAPGTYNGDATEIFHEGLRLPPVRLIERGEVRRDLWRLLLLNSRTPELLDGDLQAMIGATRIGCERIQAIAAELGSDGLIDCFAAVLDHADASFRNVVAALPDGTYEGEEYTDNDCFTDGHHAIRIKLTIEGDNLLIDFTGTDPQMIGFKNSPIANSHSLTYVGLASFLCDDVPINEGTFRCARLILPEGTLVNPRAPAAQTMSTMYMGHEIVHAVWQALAKAAPEKACAGWSKTIHGISTGLNRQAEPYVMYHWNALSGAGAVRERDGFDQIGLLGSLGGLTIPNIEAYERLYPIRVHRCEIRCDSGGPGLKRGGAGVAYEAEVIGQVIHTFRSEGLGHSAGFGVNGGGDGDNCRIAVVQPDGTRPQLPRYGKLTLDNPRFEILSGGGGGFGDPFQRPLAAVMTDVMGGIVSREAAEQLYGVVVRPDGALDEALTLARRAKRREFQDSQEA
- a CDS encoding adenylate/guanylate cyclase domain-containing protein — protein: MIVKPHPETRVDAPASDEVNDLRITGLIAWMVDGARSSTSPDAFVNDFCHRLVTAGIPLDRFGLFVNTLHPNVAARRFLWTAAEGVQMREGALSIFSEDQYLKNPLPAVTSQQVTIRRRLTDIAAIDEFVILGELRDEGFADYLAQPLIFTTGETHAATFSTRHPRGFSDHQLAALDRIRQPLARLVEAYLLRLNAASILSTYVGRGSGEQILNGRVHRGDGTEIEAAILFTDLIGFTEISNRISGQKVVEMLNDAFDLMVPPVEAHGGEILKFLGDGFFAIFPYDGSRALEQAVKAASETIMEGEAKLAASPLGESLAFRSALHAGRFHYGNIGGANRLDFTAIGRPVNYAARLLAAASDLSLRRVASSDIAINLCTVPRLAAEVEFKGFEGKQKVFSY
- a CDS encoding single-stranded DNA-binding protein, with product MAGSVNKVILVGNLGADPEVRRLPSGDPIVNLSVATSETWRDKNSGERKEKTEWHRVVIFNDNLAKVAEQYLKKGMKVYVEGSIQTRKWQDQSGQDRYSTEVVLQKFRGELQMLDARGQGEGQGGGYSGGRGSDFGSSGPMDDDRGRGGSSGGGGGFSRELDDEIPF